In Candidatus Bathyarchaeota archaeon, one DNA window encodes the following:
- a CDS encoding M24 family metallopeptidase yields KKGELVVIDLGAVYKGYRADMTRTLVVGKPSKKQEKIFNIVREAQEKAFQSVKSGKKAKDVDAIARNFIKEAGYGEYFVHGLGHGVGLDVHEPPTLNSQSKDRLKAGNVVTIEPGIYIPGFGGVRIEDTVLVKRRGAERLTKGPYALTLS; encoded by the coding sequence AAAGAAAGGAGAACTCGTAGTCATAGACTTAGGCGCAGTCTATAAAGGCTATAGAGCAGACATGACAAGAACGCTGGTTGTAGGGAAACCATCCAAAAAACAGGAGAAAATCTTCAATATAGTACGAGAAGCACAAGAAAAAGCGTTTCAAAGTGTTAAATCTGGAAAAAAGGCGAAAGACGTAGATGCAATTGCAAGAAACTTTATCAAGGAGGCTGGATACGGCGAATATTTCGTTCATGGACTCGGCCACGGCGTAGGTCTAGACGTTCATGAACCTCCAACGCTTAACTCTCAAAGCAAGGATAGATTGAAAGCTGGTAATGTTGTAACGATTGAGCCTGGAATCTACATTCCTGGATTCGGCGGCGTAAGAATAGAGGACACAGTATTAGTCAAAAGAAGAGGAGCTGAAAGATTAACTAAGGGCCCATACGCCCTAACACTAAGCTAA
- a CDS encoding ABC transporter permease subunit, translating into MERRKGHPFLEILAASIHEDFRFPILEVFAFLYAISTFAFLGLGSRITLMFSPRSGEAYTYQLVSIQMGTPLFIFLILIFKNVVYGFGSEFEKGTIQTLLSYPLKRHTVLTAKLLSALGVSLLMFLGIQFFALFIIAPQTVSANLTTVIVSYLASLSYPLFLTAILLIVAMKIRKGGLALVLGIVLYFALSVAQGILTALSITTGNPLTLKALSILNPSLALQYHFNPLSSLMGGETLWNPNFNEALSYIGGGYCLVIAAFLIAYYYFSRRLNI; encoded by the coding sequence ATGGAAAGAAGAAAGGGACATCCATTTCTAGAAATTTTAGCAGCTTCAATTCACGAGGACTTTAGATTTCCAATATTGGAAGTTTTCGCCTTTCTATATGCAATAAGCACATTTGCCTTCCTTGGCTTGGGAAGCAGAATAACTTTAATGTTTTCTCCTCGAAGTGGAGAGGCTTATACCTATCAACTTGTGAGCATCCAGATGGGAACGCCCCTATTCATATTCCTCATTTTAATCTTTAAGAATGTGGTTTACGGCTTTGGAAGCGAATTTGAGAAGGGAACAATTCAAACTTTGCTTTCATATCCCTTGAAAAGGCATACGGTGTTAACCGCTAAGCTTCTTTCGGCGCTGGGCGTATCCCTATTAATGTTTCTTGGAATACAGTTCTTCGCACTTTTCATTATAGCTCCACAAACAGTTTCCGCCAACCTTACAACAGTAATTGTCTCCTATCTAGCTTCCCTTTCCTATCCGCTCTTCTTAACTGCCATTCTTCTAATAGTGGCCATGAAAATTCGAAAGGGTGGATTAGCGCTTGTTTTAGGTATAGTGCTTTACTTTGCACTTTCCGTGGCTCAAGGAATACTAACTGCTTTATCAATAACCACTGGGAACCCTCTTACTTTGAAAGCATTGTCAATTCTTAACCCAAGTTTAGCGTTACAGTACCATTTTAACCCATTAAGCAGCCTAATGGGCGGTGAAACCTTATGGAATCCGAACTTTAATGAAGCCTTATCATATATTGGCGGTGGATACTGCCTAGTAATTGCAGCATTCCTAATCGCCTACTACTACTTTAGCCGGAGGCTGAACATATGA
- a CDS encoding ABC transporter ATP-binding protein, with amino-acid sequence MSELIVAENLHKCYGKVVAVKGLNLKVNEGSIMGLIGPNGAGKTTTIKIILGLLRPDEGKVAVFGENPWDNPKIREKIGVIYEKAYFPSHHKVLDYLKRTCRIFGVQESRAREVLELVDLDAYEREIRGLSAGMLQKFAIAHALVHNPKLIIADEPASNLDPEARNSLLELILSLHKEEDVTFLISSHILPELSRVCDSVAIIDKGRVLASGKLVELFEKYSAKAIRITTNKPEAFAEELRKLSYVKRLSIDSKGVSLIAAEGTESNIYEDAPKIAKKISAVIMGIELGTASLEQLYYKVVSEKEMKR; translated from the coding sequence ATGTCAGAACTCATAGTTGCCGAGAACCTGCACAAATGCTACGGCAAAGTTGTAGCGGTGAAAGGACTAAATTTAAAGGTCAATGAAGGCTCAATAATGGGATTAATCGGCCCAAACGGAGCTGGAAAAACAACAACAATTAAGATAATTCTTGGCCTGTTAAGACCTGATGAAGGAAAAGTTGCAGTTTTCGGAGAGAACCCTTGGGATAATCCAAAGATAAGAGAAAAAATAGGAGTAATCTATGAGAAGGCATATTTTCCATCTCATCATAAAGTTCTGGACTATTTGAAAAGAACTTGCAGAATCTTTGGTGTGCAAGAGTCTAGAGCACGGGAAGTTTTAGAACTTGTCGACTTGGACGCTTATGAAAGGGAGATTAGAGGTTTATCGGCTGGCATGCTGCAGAAGTTTGCAATTGCCCATGCATTAGTTCACAACCCTAAACTCATAATTGCAGATGAACCCGCCTCAAATTTGGACCCTGAAGCCAGAAATAGTCTTCTTGAGTTGATTTTGAGTCTTCATAAGGAGGAAGACGTCACCTTTCTGATTTCTTCGCATATTCTCCCCGAATTAAGTAGAGTTTGCGATTCAGTAGCAATAATAGATAAGGGAAGAGTTTTGGCTTCAGGAAAGCTTGTTGAACTTTTCGAGAAGTATTCTGCCAAGGCAATTAGAATAACAACAAATAAACCTGAAGCCTTCGCTGAGGAGCTTAGAAAACTATCTTATGTGAAGAGATTATCAATTGACAGTAAGGGAGTTTCGCTTATAGCTGCTGAGGGCACCGAATCAAATATCTACGAAGATGCGCCGAAAATCGCCAAGAAAATTAGTGCGGTAATTATGGGGATAGAACTGGGAACAGCCTCACTTGAACAGTTATACTACAAAGTTGTAAGTGAAAAGGAGATGAAGAGATAA
- a CDS encoding NFYB/HAP3 family transcription factor subunit produces the protein MAGPELAIAPMHRICKKAGAQRVSEAAAKELAKALEEIGIKIAKEALDYAMHAGRKTVKAEDIEIAAKKVLGR, from the coding sequence ATGGCAGGACCCGAATTAGCAATTGCACCTATGCACAGAATATGCAAGAAAGCTGGTGCCCAAAGAGTTAGCGAAGCAGCAGCAAAGGAACTAGCAAAAGCACTAGAAGAAATTGGAATCAAAATTGCAAAAGAAGCCCTTGACTATGCCATGCACGCAGGAAGAAAAACAGTTAAGGCTGAAGACATAGAAATTGCAGCAAAGAAAGTATTAGGACGCTAA
- a CDS encoding TatD family hydrolase: MKFVDAHIHLSDPEYLPIIDKIIEDAKRCEVVALVSNSMDLETSMRSLELTKQHAGLVFAALGIHPWNVQKISEKELNSTIEFIKNLNDEFRKSFVAIGEVGLDAMYTMKKELRNFQRKVFHEMLKLAEELSLPVIIHSRGTSVEIAEILTSYNLKKVLFHWFSTPRELLPKLVERGYYITEGPPVLYSKRIRENVRAVPLGNLLTETDGPVRYWGPFKGKTTTPAFIPMIVEEIAKLKGLNLAETALQIYNNFINFFEVEPF, from the coding sequence ATGAAGTTCGTAGATGCGCATATACATTTATCCGACCCAGAATACTTGCCTATAATAGACAAAATAATTGAAGATGCCAAAAGATGTGAAGTTGTTGCCTTAGTTTCCAACTCTATGGATTTAGAGACAAGTATGCGTAGTCTTGAACTTACTAAGCAGCATGCAGGCCTAGTTTTCGCTGCACTTGGCATTCACCCGTGGAATGTGCAGAAAATCTCTGAAAAGGAACTGAATTCAACAATAGAATTCATAAAAAACTTGAATGATGAATTCAGAAAAAGTTTTGTTGCCATAGGCGAAGTTGGCTTAGACGCAATGTATACCATGAAAAAGGAGCTCCGCAATTTTCAACGTAAAGTTTTTCACGAGATGTTGAAGTTGGCTGAAGAACTTTCACTTCCAGTAATCATCCATTCTAGAGGAACATCTGTTGAAATAGCTGAAATTCTTACATCTTACAACCTAAAAAAGGTTCTTTTCCACTGGTTCAGCACTCCAAGGGAGCTTCTGCCAAAACTTGTTGAAAGAGGATACTACATTACAGAAGGGCCGCCGGTATTATATTCTAAACGAATAAGAGAAAACGTAAGGGCTGTTCCACTTGGGAACTTGCTCACGGAAACCGACGGTCCTGTCCGTTATTGGGGGCCTTTTAAAGGGAAAACTACAACTCCAGCTTTCATTCCCATGATAGTTGAAGAAATAGCTAAGCTTAAGGGCTTAAATTTAGCTGAAACGGCTTTGCAGATTTACAATAATTTCATTAATTTTTTTGAAGTTGAACCGTTTTAA
- a CDS encoding 30S ribosomal protein S17e, which translates to MGKVRTEHIKRIARELIDRFPDKFSKDFETNKKVLETVAEIQTHKLRNRIAGYITRLMTMMNSEEQKREGDENSSE; encoded by the coding sequence TTGGGTAAAGTTCGAACAGAACATATAAAAAGAATCGCAAGAGAACTCATAGATAGATTTCCAGATAAATTTTCAAAGGATTTCGAAACCAACAAGAAAGTTTTAGAAACAGTTGCGGAAATCCAAACTCACAAGCTTAGGAACAGGATTGCGGGTTACATAACAAGGCTTATGACCATGATGAATAGTGAAGAACAGAAAAGAGAAGGCGATGAAAACTCATCCGAGTAA
- a CDS encoding ParB N-terminal domain-containing protein, producing the protein MKNLGSSSSYPYTIYHEKLVLHLKIVDINSLFLHEEIIPEMLEQLVKSIKEDKVIRHPVIVDEKSLVVLDGMHRVAALRKLNCKRIPVCLVDYSSPSVTVGCWYRTIKNGPSIDEKFKEITRLGFELKEKSNIEEDEIGENSVIAGLKTFKASYLIRRPFKDMKEAYDYVKIIEEGLKSLNLKVEYETEIDAFKKLSSHMVNAVLLTPKLSKENIIKTALSGRVFAHKATRHVIPARPLYVNVPLSLLSSENISLSEANEQLREILTKKKLKLIRAGSIIEDRRYEEDTYLFED; encoded by the coding sequence GTGAAAAATTTGGGTTCAAGCTCATCTTATCCCTACACAATTTATCATGAAAAACTTGTTTTGCACCTAAAAATTGTTGATATTAACTCGCTTTTTCTACATGAAGAAATTATTCCAGAAATGCTTGAACAGCTCGTTAAGTCGATAAAAGAGGATAAGGTTATAAGACACCCAGTAATTGTTGACGAAAAATCGCTTGTTGTACTCGATGGGATGCACAGAGTAGCAGCGTTAAGAAAGCTCAACTGTAAAAGGATTCCCGTCTGCCTAGTGGATTACAGTAGCCCCTCAGTTACAGTTGGCTGCTGGTATAGAACAATAAAAAACGGCCCCTCGATTGACGAGAAATTTAAGGAAATAACACGGTTGGGGTTTGAACTTAAAGAGAAAAGCAACATTGAAGAAGACGAGATAGGTGAAAACTCCGTTATCGCCGGGCTTAAAACGTTCAAGGCATCCTACCTAATTCGTAGACCCTTTAAAGACATGAAAGAGGCCTACGACTACGTAAAAATCATTGAGGAAGGCTTAAAGAGTTTAAATTTGAAGGTAGAGTACGAAACTGAAATTGATGCATTTAAAAAGTTAAGTAGTCACATGGTAAATGCCGTTCTTTTAACGCCGAAATTAAGTAAGGAAAACATCATAAAAACCGCTCTTTCTGGAAGAGTTTTTGCTCATAAGGCAACTAGACATGTGATTCCGGCTAGGCCCCTTTACGTAAATGTTCCTCTAAGCCTACTTTCATCTGAAAATATATCCTTAAGCGAAGCAAATGAGCAGTTAAGGGAAATCTTAACGAAAAAGAAGCTTAAACTCATACGTGCAGGAAGCATAATCGAGGACAGAAGATACGAGGAGGACACGTACCTATTTGAAGACTAA
- a CDS encoding MoaD/ThiS family protein encodes MKTNHPINVKIRLIGILRGLAEKEELTIKLEKETTINNLIQKLAGSFSKEFKRALIDSELNNPKPNALILLNGREISVLPEGLETKVKNGDEIIIVPVTHGG; translated from the coding sequence TTGAAGACTAACCATCCAATTAATGTGAAGATAAGACTAATAGGAATTTTAAGAGGCTTAGCTGAAAAAGAAGAGTTAACCATAAAACTTGAAAAGGAAACCACAATTAACAACTTAATCCAAAAACTTGCTGGTTCATTTTCCAAAGAGTTTAAAAGAGCTCTGATAGACTCTGAACTTAATAATCCAAAACCCAATGCACTTATACTTCTAAACGGAAGAGAAATAAGCGTTCTACCGGAAGGTTTGGAAACCAAGGTTAAGAACGGAGATGAAATAATAATAGTACCCGTAACCCACGGTGGATAA
- the cofE gene encoding coenzyme F420-0:L-glutamate ligase encodes MEILPIKTKVIKAGDNLARIILDSIYNQGIEIKNGDIIAISSKVISTTTKRIINLKKIKPSNKAQELAKKYSLEPEFVELILKECEKIYGGVKKAILTLKNGILTVNAGVDHKNAPKGYASLWPMNPQLEADKLRKEIQEATGRKVGVLIVDSEVSPLRLGTRGLALAVSGFRPVIDYRGRKDLYGKEILITQHSIADDIASAAHALMGESSELTPAVIIRNAPITLDENAKSEEMKISREKCVYASSFKL; translated from the coding sequence ATGGAAATTCTACCCATAAAAACAAAAGTCATAAAGGCCGGAGACAACCTCGCAAGAATAATCTTAGATTCAATTTACAACCAAGGAATAGAAATCAAAAACGGAGACATAATAGCCATATCATCGAAGGTTATTTCAACCACAACTAAAAGAATAATCAATCTGAAGAAGATAAAACCCTCAAATAAAGCGCAGGAACTAGCCAAAAAATATTCTTTAGAACCAGAGTTCGTCGAGTTAATTCTAAAGGAATGCGAAAAAATCTATGGAGGAGTTAAAAAGGCGATTTTAACACTGAAAAATGGAATCTTAACGGTTAATGCAGGGGTCGACCACAAAAATGCGCCTAAAGGCTACGCGTCTTTATGGCCTATGAACCCTCAACTTGAAGCGGACAAACTGAGAAAGGAAATCCAAGAAGCTACAGGCAGAAAAGTTGGAGTTTTAATAGTTGACAGTGAAGTTTCACCTTTAAGGCTTGGAACAAGAGGGCTTGCCTTAGCAGTTTCTGGTTTTCGTCCAGTTATAGATTATAGAGGTCGAAAGGATTTGTACGGCAAGGAAATTTTAATAACTCAACATTCGATTGCGGATGATATTGCCTCTGCAGCTCATGCTCTTATGGGCGAATCCTCAGAACTTACCCCAGCAGTCATTATCCGAAATGCGCCTATAACTTTAGATGAAAACGCAAAAAGTGAAGAAATGAAAATTTCACGTGAAAAATGCGTCTATGCAAGCTCCTTCAAACTTTAA
- a CDS encoding radical SAM protein: MGKCKICGKSSPLISSQLGLCKECIINKPETALEIAEQIHAKSRLNFGLPPKPPKNPNGILCGICQNNCKIGPGEIGYCGLVTNIGGKLVRLAGTADKGVLEWYYDPLPTNCVAWWFCPGCTGRGYPKYAIHPHAETDHSNLAVFYGSCSYDCLYCQNWHYRQLASKLKPTISAKNLAEKADAHVSCICYFGGDPSPQALHALKTSQLAIEKAEKENRILRICWETNGYFNPKIALKAAELSFKSGGIVKIDLKFWNENLNLAICGVSNKPTLENFKLIGEKFYSRRPEVPVLTASTLLVPGYVDEKEVEQIAKFISEVNRNIPYTLLAFYPCYILNDLPTTSRKLAYKCYETAKKHLDNVRIGNVHLLS; the protein is encoded by the coding sequence ATGGGAAAATGCAAAATCTGCGGAAAAAGTTCTCCGCTTATATCCAGCCAACTTGGACTGTGCAAAGAATGCATAATAAACAAGCCTGAAACTGCTCTGGAAATCGCAGAACAAATCCACGCAAAGAGTCGCTTAAACTTTGGGCTTCCACCTAAACCTCCTAAAAACCCCAATGGAATACTGTGCGGAATCTGCCAAAACAACTGCAAGATAGGCCCAGGGGAAATTGGTTACTGCGGCTTAGTAACAAACATTGGTGGAAAACTTGTACGTTTGGCAGGAACAGCCGATAAAGGGGTTTTAGAATGGTACTATGACCCATTGCCCACCAACTGTGTTGCATGGTGGTTTTGTCCCGGATGCACTGGAAGGGGCTATCCAAAATACGCTATTCATCCGCATGCGGAAACAGACCATTCAAACCTCGCAGTTTTCTATGGAAGCTGCAGTTATGATTGCCTCTACTGCCAAAACTGGCATTACCGCCAGCTTGCAAGCAAACTGAAACCTACAATAAGCGCCAAAAACTTGGCTGAAAAAGCAGATGCACATGTTTCATGCATATGTTACTTCGGAGGAGATCCATCTCCACAGGCCTTACATGCACTTAAGACAAGTCAACTTGCAATTGAAAAAGCTGAAAAAGAAAATCGTATCCTAAGAATTTGCTGGGAAACAAACGGGTACTTTAATCCTAAAATAGCTTTAAAAGCAGCTGAACTTTCGTTCAAAAGCGGAGGAATAGTAAAAATTGACCTCAAATTTTGGAATGAAAACTTAAATTTAGCTATTTGCGGAGTTAGCAACAAACCTACATTAGAGAATTTTAAGCTTATAGGAGAGAAATTCTACAGCAGAAGACCAGAGGTTCCAGTTCTAACAGCCAGCACCTTGCTTGTTCCAGGATACGTAGACGAAAAAGAGGTGGAACAAATAGCCAAATTCATATCCGAAGTTAACAGAAACATACCATACACCTTGTTAGCTTTCTACCCATGCTACATTCTAAATGATCTGCCAACAACAAGCAGAAAACTAGCCTACAAATGCTACGAAACTGCGAAAAAACACTTAGATAATGTAAGAATTGGAAATGTCCACTTACTCTCATAA
- a CDS encoding helix-hairpin-helix domain-containing protein — protein sequence MRPDVPLYIIAIVCFALAGYLQCTSYPEQFAYIITLTVLGVIFLGAGYSMKPKPIVIKTKEQPQISETQEAEAAPKIESETKVAVTEEKTALELTHVKGIGPKRAEQLKRIGIQSPEDLASKSSEELAEKLKVSTKIAEKWIKAAKKLLEKD from the coding sequence ATGAGACCTGATGTTCCACTTTACATAATCGCCATAGTTTGTTTCGCCCTAGCTGGATACCTACAATGCACATCATATCCAGAACAATTCGCTTACATAATAACCCTAACTGTGCTCGGCGTCATATTCCTAGGCGCAGGATACTCAATGAAGCCGAAACCCATTGTAATAAAAACCAAAGAGCAACCACAAATTTCAGAAACCCAAGAAGCGGAGGCTGCACCTAAAATTGAAAGCGAGACAAAAGTAGCAGTAACCGAAGAGAAAACAGCTTTAGAACTCACTCACGTGAAAGGTATAGGCCCCAAAAGAGCTGAACAACTAAAAAGAATAGGAATACAAAGCCCAGAAGACTTAGCGAGCAAATCTTCAGAAGAACTAGCAGAAAAACTGAAAGTCTCAACCAAAATTGCTGAAAAATGGATAAAAGCGGCAAAAAAGCTCTTAGAGAAAGACTAA
- a CDS encoding DNA-binding protein, translating into MSEGKIGKIVFYRISEDEDLLEALKKRAKKSMIKSGFFILIGSLKKAKLGFYKEGKYQEISLEKPLEIASCMGNVSTREDEELIVHAHLVVSDENGNAYGGHLLPECKVAATAELILIEAKDVSLKRKFDGKTGLYLLSTGESEV; encoded by the coding sequence TTGAGTGAAGGAAAAATAGGGAAAATAGTCTTTTACAGAATATCCGAAGATGAAGACTTACTAGAAGCATTAAAGAAAAGAGCTAAGAAATCAATGATTAAATCCGGGTTTTTCATACTTATAGGGTCATTGAAAAAGGCTAAACTAGGATTCTACAAAGAGGGGAAATACCAGGAAATTTCTCTTGAAAAACCGTTAGAAATTGCCTCGTGTATGGGAAATGTTTCAACAAGGGAAGACGAAGAACTTATAGTTCATGCGCATTTGGTTGTGTCAGATGAAAATGGAAACGCTTACGGTGGTCATCTGCTTCCAGAATGCAAAGTAGCTGCAACAGCTGAACTCATCCTAATCGAAGCCAAAGATGTTAGTCTTAAAAGGAAATTTGACGGGAAGACTGGTTTATATCTCCTATCCACCGGAGAAAGTGAAGTCTAA
- a CDS encoding aminotransferase class I/II-fold pyridoxal phosphate-dependent enzyme produces MKVEPFLVERFMGTYEHDVELNLAETCVDPFTLEEFLSFIGEDNFLEKLRKVKLTYGFVEGLPDLRRGVANLYERMEPENILVTNGAIGANFLVFYSIVEPGDTVISVFPAYQQLYSVPKSFGAKVKLLHLREENQWLPDVDELCELIDSKTKLIVINNPHNPTGSLITTSLLKEICEITEEANAYLLCDESYRGLYIKPGDFVPSAVDLSDRAIVTGSFSKPFSLTGLRLGWVAANDDIIRECMIHRDYTTISTGVIDNVIAALAMKYANRIYERNLKIIRANHKILSEWIENEALVDWIPPRAGSIAFLKYKIDMSSEELCLRLIREKGTFLVPGSCFKMEGYLRMGYGCKAEILKEGLLRFKDFLNSHR; encoded by the coding sequence ATGAAGGTTGAACCCTTCTTAGTTGAACGGTTCATGGGCACCTACGAGCATGATGTAGAGCTGAATCTCGCTGAAACATGCGTTGACCCCTTTACGTTAGAAGAGTTCCTCTCATTTATAGGAGAAGATAACTTTCTTGAAAAACTTAGAAAGGTTAAATTAACTTACGGCTTTGTTGAGGGTCTACCTGATTTACGGCGGGGGGTCGCTAATCTCTATGAGCGTATGGAACCTGAAAACATTCTAGTTACTAACGGGGCAATAGGTGCAAACTTTCTTGTTTTCTATAGCATTGTTGAGCCAGGCGACACGGTAATTTCAGTATTTCCGGCTTATCAGCAACTGTATAGCGTGCCAAAGTCGTTTGGAGCCAAGGTTAAACTGTTACATTTACGTGAGGAAAACCAGTGGCTACCCGACGTCGATGAGCTATGCGAATTAATTGACAGTAAAACAAAGCTCATTGTGATTAACAATCCGCATAATCCCACTGGAAGCCTCATCACTACAAGCCTTCTGAAGGAAATATGCGAAATCACAGAAGAAGCAAATGCATATCTGCTTTGCGACGAGTCTTATAGAGGTCTTTATATCAAACCGGGAGATTTTGTTCCTTCAGCTGTAGATTTAAGTGACAGAGCAATAGTAACTGGATCATTTTCTAAACCTTTTTCGCTAACAGGATTGCGTCTAGGCTGGGTTGCCGCCAACGATGACATCATTAGAGAATGTATGATTCACAGAGACTATACGACTATCAGCACTGGTGTGATTGACAATGTTATCGCCGCCTTGGCTATGAAATATGCAAACCGAATTTATGAACGTAATTTGAAAATTATCCGTGCAAATCATAAAATTCTATCAGAATGGATTGAAAATGAAGCTTTAGTAGATTGGATTCCACCGAGAGCTGGAAGTATAGCGTTTCTGAAATATAAAATTGATATGTCTTCTGAAGAACTCTGTCTACGCTTAATTCGGGAAAAAGGAACATTTCTAGTTCCCGGCTCATGTTTCAAAATGGAGGGTTATCTAAGAATGGGTTATGGCTGCAAAGCTGAAATATTGAAGGAAGGCCTGCTACGATTCAAAGATTTCCTAAACTCACACCGCTAG
- a CDS encoding Coenzyme F420 hydrogenase/dehydrogenase, beta subunit C-terminal domain yields MKVSRELIAYNDLKKIIIEPGFCSLCGACEAACPVHALKVEGNKLNYIHDCTKFVEFCPICYDICPFTEALLLETLSFVTDAPNRAESIGYYRKIVLAQATDEKLRELSHSGGVITALLMHAIKTGFIDSAITSEGEKEIPVKVKPLISLVPDDLLSAVDCKYFPSSVAKAFGKAVHEYGKAKIAFVGTPCHVRALRKLEAWEHKIMGSLKIIIGLICLWSFSFPELTKFLKETYGIEADEIQRIDLDKEYKILTKDGKTTSISIPEVEAHTLSVCKMCEDFTSELADISVGGAHPLKDWSIVIIRTENGEKIFENAVKAKAIRVKEIEEEPDVYAHFVEMGLLKRKYAVEEIERRKKSGKPVPPAFLRLLELLPRETSLLSNLKAEQIMTKEVMTVNPETTAEEVLTIMTKHHHMGYPVVNENGELAGIVTFDDISKVPSSKRKEVPVKEIAHKKLVTVYPDDSAMDVYEKMSEHEIGRILVVDKENPKKLLGIITKTDIMHILRWPMKK; encoded by the coding sequence ATGAAAGTTTCTAGAGAGTTAATCGCATATAATGACCTCAAAAAAATTATAATTGAACCCGGGTTCTGCAGTCTTTGCGGCGCATGCGAAGCAGCTTGTCCAGTTCATGCTCTAAAAGTTGAGGGAAACAAGCTTAATTATATTCATGACTGCACGAAATTTGTGGAGTTCTGCCCCATATGCTATGATATTTGCCCATTCACTGAAGCCCTACTGCTTGAAACTCTAAGTTTTGTAACGGACGCTCCAAACCGGGCTGAAAGTATAGGATATTATCGAAAAATAGTTCTCGCACAAGCTACCGATGAAAAGTTAAGAGAGCTAAGCCACAGCGGAGGAGTAATCACAGCGTTACTTATGCACGCAATTAAAACAGGATTCATAGACAGCGCCATCACTTCAGAAGGTGAAAAAGAAATTCCTGTGAAGGTTAAGCCCTTAATAAGCTTAGTTCCGGACGACCTTCTATCGGCCGTTGACTGCAAATATTTTCCATCATCAGTTGCTAAAGCCTTTGGAAAAGCTGTACATGAGTACGGTAAAGCAAAAATTGCCTTTGTCGGAACACCATGCCACGTTAGGGCTTTAAGAAAACTTGAAGCATGGGAACACAAAATCATGGGCAGCCTCAAAATAATAATAGGCCTAATATGCCTCTGGAGCTTCTCCTTCCCAGAACTTACCAAGTTTTTAAAGGAAACTTATGGCATAGAAGCCGATGAAATTCAAAGGATCGATTTAGATAAGGAGTATAAAATTTTAACAAAAGATGGAAAGACAACAAGCATTTCCATACCTGAAGTGGAAGCCCATACACTTAGCGTTTGCAAAATGTGCGAAGACTTCACCTCAGAGCTTGCCGACATCTCCGTTGGGGGAGCCCACCCCTTAAAGGATTGGTCAATAGTCATAATCAGAACAGAAAATGGTGAAAAAATATTTGAAAACGCAGTTAAAGCAAAAGCCATACGCGTTAAGGAGATAGAGGAAGAACCAGATGTTTACGCTCATTTCGTTGAAATGGGGCTCCTTAAGAGGAAATACGCTGTTGAAGAAATTGAAAGAAGAAAAAAGAGTGGAAAACCCGTTCCTCCAGCCTTCCTTCGTCTGTTAGAGTTATTGCCCCGCGAAACAAGTCTCCTTTCAAATCTTAAAGCCGAACAAATAATGACAAAGGAAGTTATGACAGTTAATCCGGAAACAACAGCTGAGGAAGTTCTTACAATCATGACGAAACATCATCACATGGGCTACCCGGTTGTAAACGAGAACGGTGAACTAGCTGGAATAGTAACATTCGATGACATATCTAAGGTTCCAAGCTCAAAACGCAAAGAAGTACCAGTGAAAGAAATTGCCCACAAAAAACTTGTGACAGTATATCCAGACGATTCCGCAATGGATGTTTATGAAAAAATGAGCGAACACGAAATAGGCAGAATACTTGTTGTCGATAAGGAAAACCCCAAGAAACTGTTGGGAATAATAACGAAAACTGATATAATGCACATATTAAGGTGGCCTATGAAAAAATAG